A stretch of DNA from Enoplosus armatus isolate fEnoArm2 chromosome 15, fEnoArm2.hap1, whole genome shotgun sequence:
cagttttacctccagtTGAAGTTCTTTTGATAATAACAGCCTGTCTGACAGCTTGCTTCTTGCTCTGTCAGATTTTTTATCTTGATGgtcaaaaagaacaaaaatgagACCCAAGTTGTGGTAAACCAGAATGATCCTTTCATTGAATGTACTAAATGCACCACACTTCCAATAGCAGTGTGATACTAATAATTGTCACTGTGTGTATACTATACATGGTCCAGAGGCTTGTTCTCGTGTGCCTTCTCGTGCTCAAAGAACTTGTCCAGTCCATGGGCCTTGTAAATACGCTCAGACTCATCAGAGAAGAGGACGGCGTCACCATCAAAGGCAACACGCAGCTGAGTCTCCGATACCTCCGTCATCTTCTCCGGAGTGAACATGGTGGCTGCTGCTATACCTGAATGTATTGTTGAGAATCAGGTGTGTATCAATACatcagcagagacacaaacttACAGCTTCTGAGTGATTtgaagcttctctctctttgcactGACCTTCCTCCAGAGCTTCTCGAACCTTGGCTGGatcagcagacaggtagaggtTAGTGTGGTAGGCCTTCAAGTAGCCTATTGGACTGTTTCCCCCTGTCATACAGAAGCGCTCGACGAACaactctgcagaggagaggaaccAGTGAACAGCTGATGTGCATAAAGCTGAAGATATGCAACTGATTACAATGTTGTGAATGAATCTCACAAAAAGATCACAATCAGGACATTCATTTTGGGGAAGATGCTGATATGAGTCACTGATGACTTATGGTTTAATTTTACAATATGTGCATCACTCACATATTGCCTTgcctgtgtatttctgtgtgaatGGCGAGGGAAGTTAAATACTACCTATTATTGCATtcacagctggtcactgtaccGTCAAATACTGattcagaggcagagcagggtAAAGGAAGAGAAACTCGCGGTGACATGAAAGGAAAGAGCCTGAGATCTTGTCTCGGGCAGTGCAGATTTTTCCACTTGGCTTCACTACATCAGTGTGCGCTGGGTGTGGGACTGCCAAACCCCCTGCAAGGAGCCAGGACTGCAGACCCCCAACTCCCACCACTTATCCCTTGGGGTCAtatagtggtgtgtgtgtgtgtgtgtagaccaTGAGAAAGATCCCACCATAACCAACCGTCAGTCCCCTGTTCATCCACAGGGAGAAGAGTGACCCCTTAAACTGAGTAGGAGTCCATTGACACTCAGGGGTccacaaaagaaataaacagaataGCATCAGTTGAACGGTGACGCACGATGGAACAAGAGATTCTTAGATTACTGGCCAattcttttacttttctctttctctctgtctttctcttcctctcgctGAGTCGACAGAGGACTCTGTGGTGTCTCGAGTTATAATGGTAAGTGATGCTGAAATTGACCAATATACCTGCAAACTGTCCAAGTATCAatgatttatcaattaatttgcACTTGTTGCatctacacatacagtatgctatGGTGGGAAATTAACTGTGAACATAAAATGTGAATATCTATCAGCCACTGACagataaatgttcaaattcacTCAATAGtaaatcaaattattttgtGTCTGAAATCTACCACTTTCATATCTTACCAGCATTTGGCTGGTGGTGGATGCTAATTTTAAACACTGAGTGTGCTTACATCTAGTTTACAGCCTTGTGACTGATCTCAAAAGCAATGAAAAAGACGACAACTGCTGACTTTCAAGAAACCCACTCAGCAGAACAGACAGTTAATTGACCATCAAGAacgaaagaaaaaacaaactgaactgtgGATTGaaaccagccaatcagcaggTCAGAAACTGCATCAGCAAATAGTAGCTTTGTTCATTTAAACTATAAGGTTGAcgacattttatatttttcttattgtcaaaaaatcccaagaaaagaccaaaactaacaaaacCATTTGTAtgtccgtctctcagtacttttCAACTTCCCAAGCCTCTCAGCTacaagctcattggttcctactgaagatgtaaatgttgaaaaacAGGCCATTAATATAtgcttccatttttaaaaaaggctcagtaatttcctaaaaaatctgggcattgtagtttttagcaaacgtctCTCAAATAggaatggtaaatggtaaatgatctcacttatatagcacttttcaaccttcacagttcccaaagcgctttacagctaagtctcattcacccattcactcacacattcacacaccaatggcgaccgagctgccatacaaggtgctggtctccatcgggagcaacttagggttcagtgtcttgctcaaggacacttcgacatgacgaGGGCAGCCGCCATGCCGTCTCAAATAGGAGTAAATAgcgcatttgttggggactattttcagccggGATTGATACACTTTTGATGATCTAGTGAATATTTGCAgaatattgataccactctcatgtacagtaaatatgaagaaagATCCAGCAGCTGgctatcttagcttagcataagggaATTAGGAATTGGGGGAAATcgccagcctggctctgtccaacaaaacaaatgaatccacctacctgaagctcactaattaacatgtgaAGAAACAGTTTGCTACATAACCGTAAAACCCCAGCATGTCGTTTTGTTACTTCAGTTTTTCAGATAATCCAATGGTTCATTTAGCTTCAAAGTACaagaattttctcaacccataaaggaagACTGATCCTTTAGTTTATCTGAGAAATTCAAAATCATCAAATTTGGTGGCACATGGTTTTCCCTGGACAGCgagacattttaattaaatagtGTTTATCGTTCATGTGTATTAGTAACTCACGGTGATGATTGATGGTATTGATGAGTCTTAGGCCGACATATGCGTGGTTGTTGGTCATGAGCACAACATCAAATAGCTCCTCGCTCTCGGGGTAAAGATCCCTCAGTCGTGTGTTCACAGCCTCCAGAGCCTGGCAACACgaccaaacacacatttgagtcataaaaaaagacaatactATATCACTGCAGTGGtgattgaagtgtgtgtgtgtgtgtgtttgtgtttgagtgggTTGGTGTTTTATGCTTATTACTCATTCACCGCCTCCAAAGACACGACCTAACACATAACACTGACACCAAGGAAGCACTCTGCAGTGGGGTtgatatagtgtgtatgtgtttgtttctccacctctttcttttcatcatctCTGACCTTGACAAAAGAGAAGGCAGGTCCGGGGCTGAAAGGCTGCGTTTCATGCTCCACCTGATACTTGATGTACTCCTCCATGCCTTGCTGCTCGTAGatctgctgctccttctccaTGTTGAAGAGGACTCGTGACGACACGGCGATGGTGATGGCATTCTCCGGCTTTGGCTGGAGGATAAGATCTTAAATAATTCATTTACATCAAGCTTTGGCTTGTCCTTCACAAGCACGGCTGCCTTATTTGAACGAGAGGAACTGACgcacagccaatcagattaaGAGTTGTAACTTTTCTGCCTGTAGCATGAGAATATCGGAACATGTGCTGATTTGCTGACTCTGACAGTTCACTTTAGAAAGGAATAATTAAGTAAAGGCTTTGCTGACATACAACAGTAGGTAAACTGAGTGAGCTGATGTGACAGAAAAGAAGTGACAGTGTGATATGAAATACTTTCCTCTGCAACACTGTGATAGTGCAGGCCCACATACCAGACTGGCTGACACCTGTTAACTCTTTGGAGGCTGGGACATCAACACGAAATACAAGACACTGTGTATATAATAGTTCTTCATATTTTGACTGATAATCACAACaaattgttcttgttttgtcattcatttttaatttgtttatatCTATTTTAAGTTCACAGGCTGAACTTGAAATAGATATTGCTATAATTTCAGTGAGAATCTTTACAACTGTAGGATATTCAACCTGAAACCTagagagaaaatatgtgcaagatgaaaaatatattgtataaagAGTATTAAACTTCACGTCATATGTTTTCCAAACTTACAACCGAGCTGACTCCCTGCATCCTGCAAGCTGTTGcgtctgtttttgtatttaggTGCATCCTCTCCAGGTAAGAAATCCCAACGAGTCGATAGCCTTTACAGAGTACCATGCACCCGATCTGAAACAAGAGCCCTCAATGCTTCGCTCAGTTTCCAGCTGACACAATAAGGCCTCGCTGAGTTTCTGTATCCTGTTTCACCCAGCTACATCTCCACCGAACTTTCTTATCAGTAAGGCTTCAAAACACGTGCTAGTAAACCTGATATCAACCCTCCCACTGTTTTCACCGGGGCTAGACTTTGATAAAGTTGAGGGGTCAGAGTGTCTGTCTTCTCTCATCTGTCAGTTCATCATGTGACATCAGTCTTGGCCACTGTGAAACAAGCAGCCTCAAGTGTCTTGAGAAACATAATTCAGCTCCAAAGCAATGACAACAAGATTACATTTGACTTCATGATTCACTTGAAATATGTGCAATGAGCATCCTATTTGCTGTCAACAACTCTAATACTTTACAAAGGCATGGGAACTCATAGGAACTGTACCTGTAAATGGATGCTGCATAAGGAAGGCTGCAGGGATACTCACTGGTTTAGGTTTCCtggtgggggtggagggctTCAAAACCGCCCTAGCATCTTCCCAGGGGGctcggctgctgctgccattccTGGTCAAGTCCTGTCCACTGGCGGTCAGAGTTTGACCATTGTTTAAACTCATCTTACCTCTTCAGCTCACCACTCTCCTATCTCTCACTGGTCCACACTGAGTCCCAGTGTGTCCCCTGTTACCCCTCTTTtctagtctctctctctctctctctctctctctctctctctctctggcaggaGTTCCCAAAAAAAGTCCTTACTCACTCTTGCACATTCACAATTTGAATTCAGTCCTGGTGCACTCGAGAGATGAGATCAATgtgactgcagctgcagaggcaCTTAGCTAGATGCTCTtaaaaggcagagaaggaggagtgagATGTTGCGGAACAAAAGCGAGATGGAGAGAGATTCAGAAAAAGACAAGCTGTTAATACCTCCTCTTTTCTGCAGCATCATACGTATTATATTCCTCGTTCAGCTCCTCTGtgcttgtctttttctgtgttcctctctctctcacgcgcacacacacacacacaaacactactgaCTTCGAGCCATTTTGCATCCTCCccctttttaaccctttaagtGTCTAATTCCCTGGAGCAGCAGCATTTGATTTAATGTATGTGACAACTGGTTGATGCACCCTATTGGACAAAACAGGCCAGTGTGTCAAAACGCAGCTGTGTCATGATGCTTGTAATGCATTCATGCTTCAGTTCTCCGAATAGAGTGGTGGAGTTTAATATCTTTGAACATATAAAGCAAAGCTGTTACCTCATACAATGCACCAACAGACCATTCAAAGAtcgttattatttttttagatGTTATCAGTACAAAAGCACTTTAGCTTCATTGCATCCCATGTGCTCTAAACTCCCAATCGtacactttcatttcatattcctGCTCAGCAGTGTGGGAAATGGAGTCCATCTGGGTCATTTGCTCCCCCCTGTGCATCTTGTGTCTTGCCTCTTCCTGTGAAAACCCCTGCAGGATCTTTCCATGGATTGAATTACGGAGCAGAGGTCCCAGTTGCCAAGCAACGGCCAGGGAGTCAGACTCCCACATCTaggatctgattggctgtgggGACACCATACTGCATATATAGCCCTCCAAATATGGCATCAATCAGAAACAAACTGGTGATGCAGGGAACAAAGATGAAAGTATAGGTTCCACTTTGAAGAGCATAAATGCATTATGAATAACATTAGCTATACTTTAATCACAAACAACCAGGCAATTTACCAACTACAGATGTTTTCTGGGAAGAAGATACTGAACAGACATCCACGCAGGGACTCAAGGAACAAAAGAGACACAGCCTGACGGGCACATGCTGGACACCACTGCATCCATGACAGTCATCATCTTTATATACCTGTCAGCATTACAAAGGTAGCAAATACTGACTGTTGACATCTAGGCTGTGTAtatagaaacacatttaaataccaTCAGTGAccaacagcaataaaaaaagtgttgaatcttttttttttccagtgtaaaTTTATATTGTTGCTTTCCTTGCATTAACAGGAGGGGTCCATTACACCTATTTATCCAATACCTGTAGAGGCAGCACACATGAATTCGACAGTGCAAAGTGCCATTTGCAGTTGTGCCCGTGTTACCGGCAGGATGATGTGTCTGGCTGTGACCACACACTCTCCTCCAGGCTCTTCAGAGACCACACGCAAAGAGCTTTTATTGATTGACTGAGGACAGCTGAAGGAtcgtgtgtgttttattgtctgaAACCTGAGGAGCTGTAGATGTATACAATCCATTCTCTCTCTTAAGTATGTATATTATGTT
This window harbors:
- the LOC139297187 gene encoding cytosolic 5'-nucleotidase 1A-like, which gives rise to MSLNNGQTLTASGQDLTRNGSSSRAPWEDARAVLKPSTPTRKPKPPKPENAITIAVSSRVLFNMEKEQQIYEQQGMEEYIKYQVEHETQPFSPGPAFSFVKALEAVNTRLRDLYPESEELFDVVLMTNNHAYVGLRLINTINHHQLFVERFCMTGGNSPIGYLKAYHTNLYLSADPAKVREALEEGIAAATMFTPEKMTEVSETQLRVAFDGDAVLFSDESERIYKAHGLDKFFEHEKAHENKPLDHGPLKGFLEALGKLQKKFYGKGQRMDCPIRTYLVTARSAASSGTRALKTLRSWGLEIDEALFLAGAPKGPMLEKIRPHIFFDDQMFHVEGAAEMGTVACHVPYGIAQRVAKKGIKDKDTSSAPK